One window of Dendropsophus ebraccatus isolate aDenEbr1 chromosome 13, aDenEbr1.pat, whole genome shotgun sequence genomic DNA carries:
- the GPX2 gene encoding glutathione peroxidase 2, with the protein MAYIAKSFYDLHATNLDGEKVDFNVFRGRVVLIENVASLUDTTVRDYTQLNELQCRYPRRLVVLGFPCNQFGYQENCKNEEILNSLKHVRPGDGFEPGFTLFQKCEVNGKGIHPVFAYLKDKLPSPDDEPSGLITDPRYIVWSPVHRSDLSWNFEKFLIGPEGEPFKRYSKNFPTINIEPDIQRLLKLAK; encoded by the exons ATGGCTTACATAGCTAAATCCTTCTATGACTTGCATGCTACAAACCTTGATGGGGAAAAGGTAGACTTTAATGTTTTTAGGGGAAGGGTGGTGTTAATAGAAAATGTGGCTTCCCTTTGAGATACCACCGTCAGGGATTACACCCAGCTAAATGAGCTGCAGTGCAGGTATCCACGTCGGCTTGTGGTGCTGGGATTTCCTTGTAATCAGTTTGGCTACCAG gaaaattgtaaaaatgaagaaattctTAATTCCCTGAAACATGTCAGACCAGGTGATGGCTTCGAGCCAGGTTTCACCTTGTTCCAAAAATGCGAGGTCAACGGGAAAGGCATCCATCCGGTCTTCGCTTACCTGAAGGACAAACTCCCTTCTCCAGATGACGAACCATCTGGCCTGATCACCGACCCAAGATATATAGTATGGAGTCCTGTGCACCGATCTGACCTGTCCTGGAACTTTGAGAAGTTTCTCATTGGCCCAGAAGGAGAACCTTTCAAGCGCTACAGTAAAAACTTTCCAACTATCAACATAGAACCTGATATCCAAAGACTCCTAAAGCTTGCCAAataa